CGGTTAGCAACCAGACTTTTACTGTAAATCCCACGATTGTGTTTGGTCTGACTACAAGGTTCTTCCTCATCTTATAAGATATCcaagaaataaataatctcCAAAGAGCATTTTCCACTGACCCAAGAGTTGCCGAAATGTTTATTCCGATTGCTGTGGCTTGTTCCTTtgggaattaaaataaaaattcagatgGAATCCCAAAAGGATTGTCAATAACACAAGGACGTTACAAGGCATCCTCTTCCCGCCAACAATTTATGTCAAAGAACGTTAATCTCACCAGATGTTGGAAATGGGTTTTTAGTACTCTCATGCCCATCTTTTCCCAGTCTCCAACAGACAAGAACATTGCtgcttgcttttattttgtgcCACACACCTTGCACCATTGTTGCTAACATGTTCCGGACGGCTGCCGATGACAGGTAAAAGATGAGTGGATCAAGGCAGGCATTGAAAGTGCTGAGTAACAGTGCCTTGTCCCGCCATGCAGGGCTGCGTTTGGTGATGAATCCCACCACATGCGAGACGTTGTAGGGTCCAAAGCACAGCGCAAACACCAGCAGCGTGCCCAAGGCAAGTCCAATGGCTCGAAGCTTCCTCCGTCTGCCAATGTTTGGCAAACGCGACAGGATGAGAATGAAGTTGACGTAGCAGAAAGTGCAGATGAGGAGTGGGATGCAGAACAGCACAATACACAGCTCCAAGCGTACAGGCAGCAGAATGTGCAGCTGGGCTTCTGTAAATTCCTCGTAGCACACATTCCTAGGTGGAGGACCTGTCCCAGCTGGGTTGTAGTACGGTACTATGTAGACGATGCTAAGATGGATCATGGACAGCGCCCAGAGGAAGATGGAGGCCAACACGGCATAGATGGGTCGTCGTCTCAACGAATGCTGGATGGGGAAAGCGACGCCCAGATAGCGCTCAACACTTACTGCAGTGAGAAAAAATGTACTATTGTAGATAGTCATGTAGAAGACAAAGCCTGACAACGGGCACAGGAAGTAAGGCATGTTCCAGTGCATGCCATCGACCACCTCTTGCATCTTAAACGGCAGGAAGAGAAGGAACAGCAGGTCTGAGATGGTCAGATTGAGCAGGAGTATGTCGATGGGCACTGGCTTTCTCCACACTTTGCAGCTGAACGTGTAGAAAGCCAGGATATTGCTAGGGAAGCCTGTGATGAAGGTGATAATGTAGACTGAGAGGCAAAGGATGGTCTCACACTGCTGCATGGCTTGCTTGTTAAGGCCTCACCTCATATTTTTCCAATCCTGAATATCACAGAAAAGAACAGCATTACTGTGAGTCTGGCAGATGTTGAACGATTGACGGTATTAAGGGTTGGTGTAGAAATATCAGGAGCTCGATGTGAACATGAAAAGAAGCAAAGCAAATGTGTACACAGGAGATAAAACTGAAGCCTATCCGTTGTATGCATTCAGAAACGCAAAAGGTTCGTGTTACTCGTTGTCTCTTTCTTGTCATCGTATTGGCAAAAATGCAATCTAATTAGTTCaacacaatgtaaataaagcactAATCAGCTCAAA
This genomic stretch from Tachysurus fulvidraco isolate hzauxx_2018 chromosome 25, HZAU_PFXX_2.0, whole genome shotgun sequence harbors:
- the LOC113647196 gene encoding free fatty acid receptor 3-like; amino-acid sequence: MQQCETILCLSVYIITFITGFPSNILAFYTFSCKVWRKPVPIDILLLNLTISDLLFLLFLPFKMQEVVDGMHWNMPYFLCPLSGFVFYMTIYNSTFFLTAVSVERYLGVAFPIQHSLRRRPIYAVLASIFLWALSMIHLSIVYIVPYYNPAGTGPPPRNVCYEEFTEAQLHILLPVRLELCIVLFCIPLLICTFCYVNFILILSRLPNIGRRRKLRAIGLALGTLLVFALCFGPYNVSHVVGFITKRSPAWRDKALLLSTFNACLDPLIFYLSSAAVRNMLATMVQGVWHKIKASSNVLVCWRLGKDGHESTKNPFPTSGEINVL